Proteins from one Cellulosilyticum lentocellum DSM 5427 genomic window:
- a CDS encoding lipopolysaccharide biosynthesis protein → MAKRDYRSYNILGDEMQKEIELQDLVQEDSKNQEVELDKEEQNKSHINQQAFPHLESAKQANTTQEINILKKETTDSKSFLEMSITQEGINIDNNQTKEEANLVQENAEVAEELEKSKSTARKSRLSKINETLDKISTSKIKSEKVDLANLSTENIKSFEKEITDSMSKEQTYHENHNTYNINNDTSFSTYKDNYQKKERSRFVKWGMRLAKLILILMLLPFIGIIGSVILTFLGFFIAGIVGSFGVGIFIIGITSFFATQISALLIALGITSSITALAFGSILTILFIMMIKQIRNLIQRYRKPRRIRTSQEGR, encoded by the coding sequence ATGGCTAAAAGGGATTATAGAAGCTACAATATTCTTGGGGATGAGATGCAAAAAGAGATAGAACTACAAGATTTAGTCCAAGAAGATAGTAAAAATCAAGAGGTAGAACTTGATAAAGAAGAACAAAATAAATCGCATATAAATCAGCAAGCATTCCCTCATTTAGAGTCTGCAAAGCAAGCTAATACGACTCAAGAAATAAACATTTTGAAGAAAGAAACTACTGATAGCAAATCATTTTTAGAAATGTCTATCACTCAAGAGGGCATAAATATAGATAATAATCAAACCAAGGAAGAAGCCAACTTAGTTCAAGAAAATGCAGAAGTAGCAGAGGAACTTGAAAAAAGTAAATCTACAGCTAGAAAAAGCCGTTTAAGTAAGATCAATGAAACTTTAGATAAAATAAGTACAAGTAAAATTAAATCAGAAAAAGTAGATTTAGCTAACCTATCTACTGAAAATATAAAGTCCTTTGAAAAAGAAATAACAGATTCTATGAGCAAAGAACAAACATATCATGAAAATCATAATACGTATAATATAAACAATGATACTTCATTTTCAACTTATAAGGATAATTATCAAAAGAAGGAGCGAAGCAGATTTGTTAAATGGGGAATGCGTCTAGCGAAACTTATACTTATTTTAATGCTTTTACCTTTTATCGGGATTATTGGAAGTGTCATACTTACTTTTCTTGGATTTTTTATAGCTGGAATAGTAGGTTCTTTTGGTGTGGGAATATTCATTATAGGGATAACCAGCTTTTTTGCTACTCAAATTAGTGCATTATTAATTGCCCTTGGAATAACAAGTAGTATAACGGCGCTGGCCTTTGGTTCTATTTTAACCATCCTATTTATTATGATGATTAAACAAATAAGAAATCTAATACAAAGATATCGTAAGCCTAGAAGAATACGCACTAGTCAGGAGGGGAGATAG